In the genome of Leptospira koniambonensis, one region contains:
- a CDS encoding antitoxin, with protein MKNVTFRIDENLIQKARAKAIDLNKSLNELFVEWLTTFSNDNRESLDYKKYISKYSHIKIKEKYSRDQMNER; from the coding sequence ATGAAAAATGTCACATTCAGGATAGATGAAAACCTGATCCAAAAAGCCAGAGCAAAAGCGATCGATTTAAATAAATCGCTGAATGAACTTTTTGTAGAGTGGCTTACCACATTCTCGAACGATAATCGCGAATCCTTGGATTACAAAAAATATATTAGCAAATACTCTCATATCAAGATCAAAGAGAAATATTCCAGAGATCAGATGAATGAGCGATAG
- a CDS encoding PIN domain-containing protein: MSDRIFLDTNILLYQFGEDNEKRSQAIDIIARAVKTDNYVISYQVIQEFSNVALSEKKKYFSVPELKSYLQDILIPLCKFYPSADFYLEGLRIKNKYKYGFYDSLILAAAKRLGCTQIYSEDLQTGQKLEGLQIINPFKVGSKKK; the protein is encoded by the coding sequence ATGAGCGATAGGATATTCTTAGATACGAATATCCTACTGTATCAATTCGGCGAAGATAACGAAAAACGATCACAAGCAATTGATATCATAGCTCGAGCCGTAAAAACTGACAACTACGTCATCAGCTACCAAGTGATCCAAGAATTTTCGAACGTTGCATTGAGTGAAAAGAAAAAATACTTTTCCGTTCCAGAATTGAAAAGTTATCTACAAGATATTCTAATCCCACTTTGCAAATTCTATCCTTCTGCTGATTTTTATCTAGAAGGTTTGAGAATTAAGAACAAATATAAATACGGCTTTTATGATAGCCTTATTCTGGCCGCAGCCAAAAGACTAGGATGTACACAGATCTATTCGGAAGATCTGCAAACTGGTCAAAAATTGGAAGGACTGCAGATTATAAATCCTTTCAAAGTCGGATCTAAAAAGAAATAA
- a CDS encoding YciI family protein → MDEYLILMRLDLITKDAQPSPEQMQVYMKMYQDWVGGIAAQNKFVGGTGLSTEGKVIKSGQIITDGPFAETKESIAGFITIKAKNFEEATNIAKECPILNGPGNSVEVRKIVGVDK, encoded by the coding sequence ATGGACGAATATTTAATCTTAATGCGATTGGATCTGATCACAAAGGATGCACAACCTTCGCCAGAACAAATGCAAGTGTATATGAAAATGTACCAGGACTGGGTGGGAGGAATTGCCGCTCAAAACAAATTTGTGGGCGGGACAGGACTATCGACCGAAGGTAAGGTCATCAAATCAGGGCAGATCATCACTGACGGACCATTTGCAGAAACAAAAGAATCCATAGCAGGTTTTATCACAATCAAGGCAAAAAATTTTGAAGAAGCGACCAATATCGCCAAAGAATGCCCTATCCTAAATGGCCCTGGAAATAGTGTAGAAGTGAGAAAAATTGTAGGTGTAGACAAATAA
- a CDS encoding RNA polymerase sigma factor codes for MQSPEILPHLFRNEYTKIVSVLCKHIGFERIDIAEEIASETFLTATETWGIKGNPENPIAWLYTVAKNKAKNYLQRNSVFKNKILPELTKSQFELFDTEIDLSPENIYDSQLRMMFAVCHPSISPEAQVGLSLRVLCGFGIEEIADAFLTNKETINKRLFRAKEKLREEKINIQLPVSEELEDRLDSVLSTIYLLFNEGYHSISQNKTLRKDLCLEAIRLCSMLAENQITDKPQVYALLSLMCFHTSRFEARQDENGEQILYQDQNTNLWNFDLIAKGEIFLTKAATGTKLTKYHLEAGIAYWHTQKEDTKEKWENILQLYNRLLQLQYSPIAALNRTYALSKANGKEEAIIEAAKLDLKENHFYFALLGELYLDIDNSKSEENFRKAYSLAKTSQAKISIQKKIDQFSK; via the coding sequence ATGCAAAGTCCGGAGATATTACCTCATTTATTCAGGAATGAATATACTAAAATTGTCTCTGTTCTTTGCAAACATATAGGTTTCGAAAGGATAGATATTGCAGAAGAGATCGCAAGTGAGACTTTTCTAACCGCAACTGAAACCTGGGGAATTAAAGGAAATCCTGAAAACCCAATAGCCTGGCTTTATACAGTGGCAAAGAATAAGGCTAAAAATTACCTTCAAAGAAATTCAGTTTTTAAAAATAAAATCCTTCCTGAACTCACTAAATCTCAATTTGAGCTATTCGACACTGAAATTGATCTTTCTCCAGAGAATATATACGATAGCCAACTCAGAATGATGTTCGCAGTTTGCCATCCTTCTATTTCACCTGAGGCACAGGTTGGACTTTCACTTAGGGTTTTATGTGGGTTCGGGATAGAAGAGATAGCCGATGCCTTCTTAACGAATAAAGAAACGATCAATAAGAGACTATTTAGAGCAAAAGAAAAATTAAGAGAAGAAAAGATCAACATCCAACTTCCAGTGTCGGAAGAATTAGAAGATCGATTGGATTCGGTTCTCTCCACGATCTATTTATTATTTAACGAAGGATATCATTCTATCAGCCAGAACAAAACTTTACGTAAAGATCTTTGTTTAGAAGCAATCCGTCTCTGCAGCATGCTTGCAGAAAACCAGATCACCGATAAACCTCAAGTATATGCACTTCTGTCATTAATGTGCTTTCATACTTCTAGATTTGAAGCAAGACAGGATGAAAATGGGGAACAGATCCTTTACCAAGACCAAAACACAAATCTTTGGAATTTCGATCTGATTGCTAAGGGTGAAATTTTTTTGACCAAGGCAGCAACTGGGACCAAACTCACAAAATATCATTTAGAAGCAGGAATTGCATACTGGCATACCCAAAAGGAAGACACAAAAGAAAAATGGGAAAATATTTTGCAGTTATACAACCGTCTACTTCAATTACAATATTCACCAATCGCCGCTTTGAATAGAACATACGCTCTTTCTAAGGCAAATGGAAAAGAAGAAGCAATCATCGAAGCAGCAAAATTAGATCTGAAAGAAAATCATTTTTACTTTGCTCTTTTAGGAGAATTGTATTTAGATATAGATAATTCAAAGTCAGAGGAAAATTTTCGCAAAGCATATTCACTTGCAAAAACTTCTCAGGCCAAGATCAGTATCCAAAAAAAGATCGATCAATTCTCAAAGTAA
- a CDS encoding SRPBCC family protein: protein MLNTKKTKHISVTIPVAQKTAYEYLSDPKNFPEWASGLCKSISPLKNGEWSIDSPMGKLTAKFTDKNQYGILDHYVIFSPENISYNPLRIIENGDGSELIFTLFQTEGMTSEKFEEDSNWIKKDLEELKGILIKKFVS from the coding sequence ATGCTTAATACAAAGAAAACAAAACATATCAGCGTAACTATCCCTGTTGCACAAAAGACCGCTTACGAATATCTTTCCGACCCTAAAAATTTTCCGGAATGGGCATCCGGTTTATGCAAATCCATTTCTCCCCTAAAAAACGGAGAGTGGTCCATCGATTCTCCCATGGGCAAACTAACAGCAAAATTCACAGATAAAAACCAATACGGGATCTTGGATCATTATGTAATATTCAGTCCTGAAAATATTTCTTATAATCCTCTTAGGATCATTGAGAATGGAGACGGGAGTGAACTAATTTTTACATTATTCCAAACAGAAGGAATGACTTCCGAAAAATTTGAAGAGGATTCCAACTGGATCAAAAAAGATCTGGAAGAACTTAAAGGAATTTTAATAAAGAAATTTGTCAGCTGA
- the hemG gene encoding protoporphyrinogen oxidase, with product MAKWVPDHIVIGAGFTGLLHAFLSLEKGESVLILEKKESSGGLIRSVRTEYGIVERAANGILNCWELESLASRLGLDILLSNPTSKKRYIFSGGKMRRMPLSVFEIISFAFSALTVPAQPLPGESIHQWGKRVLGENVMNKVLEPALGGIYAGDLDAMSAELVLGKFLPEQAPLWKNILLLRESRKGKPKLLPGRRGTVSFRGGLSSLLGALEARVSSQGKIKYNQDISNLKELRASYPKSKITIATNLGTALKLLKSEFKEFKSYQGMLETLPIVSVTRFGKDSILDGKKGFGVLFPKDHKSFSSELGIRSRGILFNDFIFSGRTSDGIHSETFIMGGAGDREISSKTEEEIISVVEEDRKKLFSESGVPLNHYVTVWKDALPVYGPQLHAFNRDLDRVLPPEIKVEGNFRNGIGLKSILERAFSLYNPDLSA from the coding sequence GTGGCGAAATGGGTTCCGGATCATATAGTAATTGGCGCAGGTTTTACTGGACTTCTGCATGCATTCCTTTCTTTAGAGAAAGGTGAGTCCGTATTAATACTTGAAAAAAAAGAAAGTTCCGGAGGACTGATCCGTTCCGTGAGAACGGAATACGGGATCGTAGAAAGGGCGGCCAACGGGATCTTAAATTGTTGGGAGTTAGAAAGCCTCGCCTCTCGTTTAGGGTTAGATATCCTTCTCTCCAACCCTACATCTAAAAAACGTTATATATTCTCAGGCGGAAAAATGAGAAGAATGCCTCTTTCCGTTTTCGAAATAATCTCTTTTGCGTTCTCTGCATTAACTGTGCCTGCCCAACCTCTCCCGGGTGAATCTATTCATCAATGGGGAAAAAGAGTATTGGGAGAAAATGTAATGAATAAAGTTCTGGAACCTGCATTAGGCGGAATATATGCGGGTGATCTGGATGCAATGTCCGCGGAACTTGTTCTCGGAAAATTTTTACCTGAGCAAGCTCCTCTTTGGAAGAACATTCTTCTTCTTAGAGAATCCAGAAAAGGAAAACCGAAACTTCTTCCTGGCAGAAGAGGAACTGTAAGTTTTAGAGGCGGCTTAAGCAGTTTACTTGGCGCATTAGAAGCAAGAGTATCTTCTCAGGGGAAGATCAAATATAACCAGGACATTTCTAACTTAAAGGAATTGAGAGCTAGTTATCCTAAGTCCAAGATCACGATCGCTACAAATCTCGGAACTGCATTAAAACTTCTGAAATCAGAATTTAAAGAATTTAAATCCTACCAAGGGATGTTGGAAACTTTGCCTATAGTAAGTGTGACCCGTTTCGGAAAAGATTCTATCTTGGATGGAAAAAAAGGATTCGGAGTATTATTCCCTAAGGATCATAAAAGTTTTTCTTCTGAATTAGGAATTAGATCCAGAGGGATCTTGTTTAACGATTTTATATTCTCTGGTCGGACCTCAGACGGGATCCATTCAGAAACTTTTATTATGGGCGGCGCAGGAGACAGAGAAATTTCCTCCAAAACGGAAGAAGAGATCATCTCAGTAGTAGAAGAAGATCGTAAAAAACTGTTCTCTGAAAGCGGAGTTCCTTTAAACCACTATGTAACTGTTTGGAAGGATGCACTACCAGTGTATGGGCCACAGCTTCATGCATTCAACCGGGACCTGGATAGAGTTTTACCTCCAGAGATCAAGGTAGAAGGGAATTTCAGGAATGGGATCGGTCTAAAATCCATCCTGGAACGGGCCTTCTCTTTATATAATCCGGATCTTTCGGCATGA
- a CDS encoding LA_0442/LA_0875 N-terminal domain-containing protein, which translates to MSSLRLKKIIPILLIVFAPVGIFPVTILLREGGKVKGDIITQNQHSVLLQTESGKRKVDKDLILKILFQDINDDEEEKIRKEEEDKLAADKKELEDKEAAQRQLEEDKQKEEDLKKQAAAEEEARRLEELRKQEAKRPLNALWRSAAVPGWGQYYTDRKFQSLLYPTLFAAVAFIAYDKFRVYRTSVKEYGDLGNPYTKESLTLAALGQAQAAATPSLSPIDAYLANQSSQVQIKREEADKNFKEYQGTLFVLGGIYIINLIDSYIFANSVKSVVQFSDGQSRGMVISAMPSSIGTGGGFSGGGSFSGMETKYTMGYRFDF; encoded by the coding sequence ATGTCATCTTTGCGTTTAAAAAAAATAATTCCGATCTTGCTGATCGTTTTTGCTCCTGTGGGAATTTTTCCTGTCACCATTCTATTGAGAGAAGGTGGAAAAGTAAAAGGAGATATTATAACTCAGAACCAACATTCTGTTCTTCTTCAAACAGAATCAGGAAAACGTAAAGTAGATAAGGACCTGATCCTTAAAATCCTTTTCCAAGACATAAATGATGACGAAGAGGAAAAGATCCGTAAAGAAGAAGAGGACAAACTCGCTGCGGACAAAAAAGAATTAGAAGATAAAGAAGCAGCACAGAGACAACTGGAAGAAGATAAACAAAAAGAAGAAGACCTAAAAAAACAAGCAGCAGCGGAAGAAGAAGCCCGTCGCTTGGAAGAACTTCGTAAACAAGAAGCAAAACGTCCTTTAAATGCGCTCTGGAGATCCGCGGCCGTTCCAGGTTGGGGACAATATTATACCGACAGAAAGTTCCAATCACTTCTCTACCCTACTCTATTTGCTGCAGTTGCATTTATTGCCTATGATAAGTTCAGAGTTTATAGGACTTCCGTAAAAGAATACGGAGATCTGGGAAATCCATATACAAAAGAAAGTCTTACACTTGCTGCACTTGGCCAAGCCCAAGCTGCTGCTACTCCTTCTTTATCTCCTATCGATGCTTATTTGGCGAATCAATCCAGTCAGGTCCAAATAAAAAGAGAAGAAGCTGATAAAAACTTTAAAGAATACCAAGGCACCTTATTTGTGTTAGGTGGTATTTATATTATAAACCTGATCGATTCTTATATTTTTGCAAATTCTGTCAAATCAGTAGTTCAGTTTTCAGATGGCCAAAGTAGAGGTATGGTAATATCCGCAATGCCTTCCAGTATTGGAACGGGAGGCGGATTTTCTGGTGGAGGAAGTTTCTCCGGAATGGAAACCAAATATACAATGGGCTACAGATTCGATTTCTGA
- the hemN gene encoding oxygen-independent coproporphyrinogen III oxidase: protein MSSKSDLIRKYDVPAPRYTSYPTVPYWEDNPTREEWIDALRRRLVPDDSSLALYIHIPFCETLCSFCGCNTSITKNHSVEDPYVETVLQEFRKYQEELPELAKRELRELHLGGGSPTYLSESNLESLLKPILDSWNVADSPEFSLEVDPRRTRLSQLEVLAKYGFTRISLGVQDFDPEVQRLVNRIQPYELTAAITEGSRKLGYHSVNFDLIYGLPKQTKESMKETIRKTLELRPDRIAFYSYAHVPWIKAAQRLFTEDDLPKGEEKRELYEIGRELFLSAGYKEIGMDHFALESDSLYTAYQNGNLHRNFMGYTTKSTDLLLGLGVSAISDSWDCFYQNEKILKKYQRRISENGQAILRGHKLNSEDLVQRELILKLSTLGKVEVPDPIFEEVRLYLASMEDDNLIEWKGKTLVLTDQGKPFLRNACTGLDMRLRRKSPETKVFSQSI from the coding sequence ATGAGTTCCAAATCTGATCTAATTCGAAAATACGATGTTCCGGCGCCTAGGTATACTAGTTATCCTACAGTACCTTATTGGGAAGATAATCCAACTAGAGAAGAATGGATAGATGCGCTTCGCAGAAGGTTGGTTCCTGACGATTCTTCTCTAGCATTATACATTCATATTCCATTTTGTGAGACTCTTTGTTCTTTCTGTGGATGTAATACTTCTATCACTAAAAACCATTCTGTAGAGGATCCTTATGTAGAAACGGTTCTGCAAGAATTCAGAAAATACCAAGAAGAACTTCCTGAACTTGCTAAACGTGAGCTTAGAGAATTACATTTAGGTGGTGGATCTCCTACTTATCTTTCCGAATCCAATTTGGAAAGTTTATTAAAGCCAATTTTAGATTCTTGGAATGTCGCTGATTCTCCAGAATTTTCTTTGGAAGTGGATCCAAGAAGGACTCGACTTTCTCAACTTGAGGTACTTGCAAAATACGGATTTACAAGAATTAGCTTGGGAGTCCAGGACTTCGATCCAGAAGTGCAAAGATTAGTGAATCGTATCCAGCCTTATGAATTAACTGCGGCAATCACCGAGGGTTCTCGAAAATTAGGATATCATTCTGTAAATTTCGATCTGATCTACGGGCTTCCTAAACAAACCAAAGAAAGTATGAAGGAAACTATCCGAAAAACTTTGGAACTTAGGCCCGATCGTATCGCATTCTATAGTTACGCTCATGTACCTTGGATTAAAGCAGCACAAAGATTATTCACAGAAGACGACCTTCCTAAGGGAGAAGAGAAAAGAGAACTCTATGAGATCGGTAGAGAGCTTTTCTTAAGCGCAGGATATAAAGAAATTGGAATGGACCATTTTGCTTTAGAGTCTGATTCCTTATACACCGCTTACCAAAACGGAAATCTCCACAGAAATTTTATGGGTTATACCACCAAGTCCACTGACCTACTTTTAGGTTTAGGAGTGTCTGCAATTTCGGATAGTTGGGATTGTTTTTATCAGAACGAAAAGATCCTGAAAAAATACCAAAGAAGAATTTCGGAAAATGGGCAGGCAATACTCAGGGGACATAAATTAAATTCAGAAGATTTGGTCCAAAGAGAACTCATTCTAAAACTTTCTACTTTGGGAAAAGTAGAGGTCCCGGATCCGATTTTTGAAGAGGTTCGCCTCTATTTGGCCAGTATGGAAGACGATAATTTAATAGAGTGGAAAGGAAAAACCCTTGTTTTAACAGACCAAGGAAAACCTTTCTTAAGGAATGCATGTACTGGTTTGGATATGCGTTTGAGAAGAAAAAGTCCTGAAACCAAGGTATTTTCTCAGTCTATTTGA
- a CDS encoding uroporphyrinogen decarboxylase family protein — protein MSNTRFQAALKLEPQATPPIWMMRQAGRYHWHYQNLRKKHSFEELCKVPELAAEVAFGPVDDFDFDTAILFSDILFPLEAFGMGLRFGDEGPKLGWHLSTVEDLNKFYPLEQAVEFMGFQKDAVIRTRKRISKDKSLIGFVGGPWTLFCYATQGKHDGNLILPKVSAELREGFYEKILALLKENIRLQLEGGAEIVMIFDTAAGDASPVFFQEAILPTIKVLVETFPGKIGYYAKNLAPSSLQSLREVSGLTGFGMDHRTDIVGFLGNGSHFVQGNFDQALLFMEPGEFKKYLSRWIRPFLDLALEKRAGWVCGLGHGVLPKTPEANIRTFVSTIREAFV, from the coding sequence ATGTCTAATACTAGATTCCAAGCAGCACTTAAATTAGAACCTCAGGCTACTCCTCCTATCTGGATGATGCGCCAGGCAGGCCGTTATCATTGGCATTACCAAAATTTAAGAAAAAAACATTCTTTCGAAGAACTATGTAAGGTCCCAGAACTTGCTGCAGAAGTTGCTTTTGGTCCCGTAGATGATTTTGATTTTGATACTGCAATTTTATTCTCGGATATTCTTTTTCCTTTAGAAGCATTCGGAATGGGCCTACGTTTCGGAGATGAAGGTCCAAAACTTGGTTGGCATCTTTCTACAGTAGAAGATCTGAATAAGTTTTATCCTTTGGAACAAGCAGTAGAATTTATGGGATTCCAAAAGGATGCAGTCATTCGCACCAGAAAAAGGATCTCTAAAGATAAATCCCTGATAGGATTTGTGGGAGGACCTTGGACCTTATTCTGTTATGCTACACAAGGGAAACATGATGGAAATCTAATACTTCCTAAAGTTTCTGCAGAGCTAAGAGAAGGTTTTTACGAGAAGATCCTTGCTTTATTAAAAGAAAACATACGCCTACAATTAGAAGGTGGCGCCGAGATCGTAATGATCTTTGATACTGCGGCTGGAGATGCTTCTCCTGTATTCTTTCAAGAGGCGATCTTGCCTACCATCAAAGTTTTAGTAGAAACATTTCCAGGTAAAATTGGTTATTATGCTAAAAATCTTGCACCGAGTTCTTTACAATCTCTAAGAGAAGTTTCGGGTCTGACTGGTTTTGGGATGGATCATAGGACTGATATCGTTGGCTTCTTAGGGAACGGTTCCCATTTTGTTCAGGGGAATTTTGACCAGGCATTATTATTCATGGAGCCTGGAGAATTTAAGAAATATTTAAGTCGTTGGATCAGGCCGTTTTTAGATCTGGCCCTAGAAAAAAGAGCGGGATGGGTCTGTGGTTTAGGACATGGAGTCCTGCCAAAAACTCCCGAAGCGAATATTAGAACTTTCGTAAGTACGATACGTGAGGCATTCGTATGA
- a CDS encoding response regulator transcription factor gives MKAKLLLVEDDRSLGETLKERLEKEGYEMVWTVSAQSAKVLAADSKPDLILLDVRLPDGDGFELAEELKSRKDCPPFLFLTAHSGAPERLRGFELGAEEFIPKPFHLKELLIRVKHVLESHKHSIKQAKYSYEGYLLDFYGYCILTPSKEEIHLSKRDCALLNFLVEERGRTVSRDEILDRLWGEEKFPTNRTIDNSIVRLRQAFGDKGEDAIRSVRGVGYQWIGDLKNV, from the coding sequence ATGAAAGCGAAATTACTATTAGTAGAAGATGACCGCTCTTTAGGTGAAACTTTAAAAGAACGTTTGGAAAAAGAAGGATACGAAATGGTCTGGACCGTTTCTGCTCAGTCTGCAAAAGTTTTAGCTGCAGATTCCAAACCTGATCTTATACTTTTAGATGTTCGTTTACCTGATGGAGATGGCTTCGAACTTGCTGAAGAATTAAAATCCAGAAAAGATTGCCCTCCATTTTTATTTTTAACTGCACATTCAGGAGCGCCTGAACGTTTGAGAGGATTCGAACTAGGCGCAGAAGAATTTATACCTAAGCCATTTCATTTAAAGGAATTGCTGATTAGGGTAAAACACGTATTAGAATCTCATAAACATTCCATAAAACAGGCTAAATATTCTTACGAAGGTTACCTTCTGGATTTTTACGGATATTGTATTCTTACACCATCCAAAGAAGAGATCCATCTTTCCAAAAGAGACTGTGCTCTCTTAAACTTTTTGGTAGAAGAAAGGGGAAGAACAGTCAGCCGAGATGAGATCCTAGATCGCCTTTGGGGAGAGGAAAAATTCCCTACAAATAGAACTATAGATAATTCCATTGTTAGATTACGCCAAGCCTTCGGAGATAAAGGCGAAGATGCGATCCGTTCCGTGAGAGGAGTCGGCTACCAATGGATCGGAGACTTAAAAAATGTCTAA
- a CDS encoding sensor histidine kinase: MKVFDSKKIVLPVIWVVTTVSLGVWWLFLGLRQNRMATELASRLGSQIDIDFLEKLERQSSMIKMEGTFFLFLLVSGGATLIWLTFREEKRNKLIHDFFSTVTHEMKTPLASLRLQAESLLEEGVDAGKDRLLHRLLKDSDRIESQMNKALYLASLMRSEGLYLEELDLRHWGESLREEWSELDIQTEWKETKVLADRRALESIFRNLLENSVQHGGATKVKILSEPISGDKIKFRFEDNGKGFSGDFKLLGRLFLRHTSTSGTGVGLYIAEKLAGRMGGNFSVQNSESGGFLAELTLPSYSSQRRSI; this comes from the coding sequence ATGAAGGTCTTCGATTCCAAAAAGATTGTTTTGCCGGTAATCTGGGTTGTGACCACGGTCTCACTCGGGGTCTGGTGGCTTTTTTTGGGATTAAGACAGAATAGAATGGCGACTGAACTTGCCTCTCGCCTCGGATCTCAGATCGATATTGATTTTTTAGAAAAATTAGAAAGGCAAAGTTCCATGATCAAGATGGAGGGGACCTTCTTTCTATTTTTACTAGTGAGCGGTGGGGCCACCTTGATCTGGCTTACTTTTAGAGAAGAAAAGCGAAACAAACTCATTCACGATTTTTTCTCTACAGTAACTCACGAAATGAAAACACCTTTAGCGAGTCTTAGACTACAGGCAGAAAGTCTGTTGGAAGAAGGTGTGGATGCAGGTAAAGACAGACTTCTTCATAGATTACTCAAGGACTCAGATCGTATAGAATCTCAGATGAACAAGGCATTGTACCTGGCAAGTCTCATGAGATCCGAAGGATTATATTTAGAAGAGTTGGACCTCCGACACTGGGGAGAAAGTCTAAGAGAAGAATGGTCCGAGTTGGATATCCAAACAGAATGGAAAGAAACCAAAGTGTTAGCAGATAGAAGAGCACTCGAAAGTATTTTTAGAAATCTTTTGGAGAACTCTGTGCAGCATGGAGGCGCCACTAAGGTAAAAATTCTTTCTGAGCCAATTTCCGGAGATAAGATTAAATTCAGATTCGAAGACAACGGAAAAGGTTTTTCGGGCGATTTTAAATTATTAGGAAGATTGTTTTTAAGACATACGAGTACCAGTGGTACTGGAGTTGGATTGTATATCGCTGAAAAATTGGCCGGAAGAATGGGTGGGAACTTCTCCGTTCAAAATTCTGAGTCAGGAGGATTTTTGGCAGAGCTTACTCTCCCCTCTTATTCTTCTCAAAGGAGAAGTATATGA